The DNA window GCAGGGAGAGATCTATAACCCTGCCACAAACACCTGGTCTCTCGCGTCCGGTGTCACGTTCGCGGGTGGGTTGCTCGGGGCCACGGTGATTTCCATGCCAAATGGAGCTGCTTTTGTCGCAGGTGGTTGGCGTGTGTCGCTTGCCTACGGAGGGCTCGACGTCAACAGGAAGAACATGTTCTTCCATGGGTTGACGGAACAGGTTTCCTCTCCCGTGAATCCAGGTCCGGAACGCGGGCACCATACCGCCACGTCGCTCGGTCCTTCGTCGTCGAAAGTGCTGTTCACAGGCGGCCGGTGGCTCTCTTACCTCGAGCCGCTCAGCTCGACGGTGATCTACAACAATCTCTGACGCTCAAGCATCCAGCCCACGTCCCGCCGCACGCTCGTTCAGGTGACGCGGCTCATCCCGACGCCTCGGGCAAGCGGCCCATCGCCACGAAGACCCGGTGCAGGATGGTCAGCGGATCTTCGGGGAAGCGCTCGCGGAGGAGGGCGGCCAGCTCGGCATCGAAGCGCGTGACCTCCTCGTCGGGCAAGGAGGCGCCGACGCCCTGGCTGGCGCGGATGCGGCCACGCCAGCCTTCGTGGGAGTAGGCGACGGGGTGGTCGTAGGAGAAGGTCTCGACGCCGACGAAGCCGCCTTCGTCGAGGTCGCGGGTCCAGCGGGGGTAGATGCCGGTGGTGTGGCCGAACTGGATGTGCGGCTTCGGCTGCGTCGGGTTGTGGCGCTCGATGAGGGCTTCGGTGGCCTCGACGGGGTTGCCGGGCAAGGAGAGCCAGTCGAAGGTGGCGAGGACGAGGGCGCCGCCAGGGCGCAGGACGCGCCGGGCTTCGGCGAGGGCAGCAGCGCGATCGAACCAGTGCCAGCACTGGCCGGCGGTCACGGCGTCGAAGCTCTGGTCGGGGAAGGGGAGTTCTTCGACGCGGGAGGCGACGTAGGCGACGGCGACGCCGGCTTCTTCGTCGAGGCGAGCGGCAGCGGCGAGGAGGGAGGGGGCGATGTCGACGCCGGTGACGCTGCAACCGCGGGTCGCAAAGCCGCGCGCGAGGGCCCCGGTCCCGGTGCCGAGGTCGAGGATCTTCTGGCCCAGGAGGCCGACGCGGCGGTCGGCGAGGCGGGGAAAGAGGGACGCGGGGAAGCCGACGCGGTGACGGGCGTAGTCCCTGGCGGTCCGGCCGAAATCGATGCGCATGGGGGCGTCCTAGGCGCGGCCGTAGACGGGGATGGCGGCGCCGGAGATGTCGCGGGCTTCGTCGGAGAGGAGGAAGGCGACGACGCCGGCGAGCGAGGGGATGCTGACCCAGGTGGTGACGTCGGCGCCGGGCATGGCCTGCCGGTTCGAGGGGGTGTCGATGGTGGTGGGGAGGATGGCGTTGATGCGGACGTGGTGCGGGAGCACCTCGGCGGCGGCGGCCTGGGCGAGGGCGACGACGGCGGCCTTGGTGGCGGTGTAGTCGGCCATGCCGGCGCCCAGCTCGGGGCGGAGGGAGGGGCGCGCGCCGACGACGACGATGCTGCCGCGGCGCTCGGCGACCATGCCCGGGAGCAAGGCGTGAAGGGAGGTGCGCACCGTGTCGAGGTTCTGGGCGAGGAGGGTGCGGTAGGAGGCGTCGCCCTGGGCTTCGTGGAGGGGGAAGCCGCCCGTCCAGCCGCCGGCGACGAGGGCAGCGCCCGTGGGGGTGCCGAGGCGCGAGGTGAGGTCGCGCAGGAGGGCCGTCCAGTCATCGATGGATGCGACGTCCGCCGAGAAGCCTACGCAGGCGTCGCCGAGTTCCGCTTCCAGCGCGCGGAGGCGCGCTTCGGACGAGGCCCTGGCCACGGCGGCGACGCGGTGTCCCCGCGCGACGAGCGAGCGCACCACCCCTTCGCCCAGCGCTCCAGCGGCGCCGGTGACCACGATCGTCGAGCCCTTCGTCGTCTGTGCCATGCGCTGCACGTTACCCGGAGGTGCACTCGGAGCGACGGGCTGTTTGACAGGAGAATTCAGCGGATGGTACGCCCGGCGGAGGGGATCTCGGCGTGGCCTATCGGCAGGCTCGCGACCGCCCCCAACCGAGGATGCCATGACGGTTCTCTCCCGCTCGCACTGGAGCGACTCTGGCTCGCCCGCGCTGCACTCGTCCGGGCGCATCGGGCGGGCCTTCCGTGGTCTTTCGCTCTCTCTCGCTGCAGCGCTGGTCGGTCTCGGCGCGCTGCTGGTCCCCGCCAGCGAGGCGGCGGCGCAGACCTCGCCGACCCGGGCCGGCGGGACGACGGGGAACGGGGACGGGATGGACCTCCATCTGTTCCGGCCGTCGGTCGACTCGAAGGGGTTCTTCGGGGTGAACGGCGCGGACATCCTGGGCGCCAACGACATCAGCCTGGGGCTGATCATCGACTACGGGCACGGCCTCGTGCCGCTCGCGCCGAACCCGAACGACACGGATGCGCTGATCAAGCATGCGTTCCAGGGCACGTTCCAGTTCAACTACGGGATCGCGAACTGGTTGACGGTCGGTCTGTCGGCGCCGGTGGTGCTGAGCGGCGGCGACGCGATCCAGGGGATCGGGCCGACGGGGCGGACGTACAACGACGACGACGCGGAGGCGCAGGCGCTCGGCAACCTGGCGCTGCACGTGAAGCTGCGGCTGCTCCGGCCGGCGTCGGACCCGATCGGGCTGTCGATCATCGCGCAGGCCGGCTACGGGGTGGGCGGGAGCGCGGATCTGAGCGCGGAGCCGGGGTTCTGGTACTGGCCGCAGGTGGTGATCGAGCGGCACTTCGGCTCGACGAGCATGTTCCGGATCGGGGCGAACGTGGGCTTCCGCGGGCACACGGGGGCGAACGCGGCGTTCGGACTGCGGCCCGACGGGACGCCGCAGCTCGAGAACGGGGAGCTGGAGTACGGGAACCTGGTGACGGGCGGGCTCGGAGTGAGCTTGCGGGTGCTGGGGCCGCTGGACCTCGTGGCGGAGAGCTACGGGACGTACCTGGTGGGGGGCCGGAGCGCGGCGAAGCAGCGGCTGAGCGCGGAGGCGCTGGGCGGGATCAAGCTGTTCATCGAGCGGAACAGCTTCCTGATGCTGGGCGCGGGCCTCGGGTATCTGCCGGGGTTCCAGTCGGCGGGGCTGCGCGGGACGATCGGGTTCGTGTTCGAGCCGTCGATCGGGGACCGGGACGGCGACGGGATCAAGGACGACGAGGACGACTGCCCGGACGAGCCGGAGGATTTCGACGGCTTCCAGGACACGAAGAGCGACTCGCCGCCCGGCAAATACGGGTGCCCGGATCCGGACAACGACAACGACGGCATCCCGGACATCGACGATCGCTGCCCCAACAACCCCGAGGACCGGGACGGGGACGAGGACGAGGACGGCTGCCCCGAGGGGAACGATGGCGATCGGGACGGGGACGGGATCCTCGACTCGCGCGACAAGTGCCCGGACGAGCCGGAGGATCGCGACGGGTTCGAGGACAAGGACGGCTGCCCCGATCCGGACAACGACAAGGATGGGATCCCGGACAAGGTCGATCAGTGCCCGAACGATCCGGAGGACAAGGACGGGTTCGAGGACGAGGACGGGTGCCCCGATCCGGACAACGACAACGACGGCATCCCCGACGTGAAGGATCAGTGCCCGAACGAGCCCGAGACCTTCAACGGGAAGGATGACGAAGACGGCTGCCCGGATCGGGGTGGCGTCATCGTGGAGGAGAACAACATCCTCATCCTGGAGAAGATCAACTTCGAGACGGGCAGCGCGAAGATCCTGCCGGAGTCGAACGGGATCCTCGATGCGGTGGCGACGACGCTGAAGGCGCATCCGGAGTTCACGCTGGTGGAGGTGCAGGGGCACGCCGACGAGCGCGGCAACGACCTGACGAACCTGCGGCTGACCGAGGCGCGGTCGAAGTCGGTCGTGGAGGCGCTGGTGCAGCGCGGGGTGAACCGGAACTCGCTGCGCTCGATGGGCTACGGCGAGTACTGCCCGCTCGAGGCAGCCCACAACGCGGAAGCGTGGGAGAAGAACCGGCGCGTGGAGTTCAAGGTGGTGAAGTCCGACAAGGGCGACACCGGGGTGGAGCTGGGCTGCCAGCTCGCGCGCGACAAGGGCGTCAAGCCGCCGGCTCCCTGAGCTATCCTGCGCGCATGGCGCGCTCCTGCCTCCTTCCCCTGCTCGCCGCGGCGTCCCTGTGCGCCGCGGCGGGGTGTGTCGACACCGACCCCACCGTGTTCGTGGACGCCTCGATCGTGGCGCCCGAGCTGGCCCTCGAGCGGGTGGCCCTCGGGGTCTCGTTGCAAGGGACCTTCGCGCTCGATCTTCACCTGGGGCCACGGGCCAGCGGGACGAGCGAGGTCTCGTTGAACAGCTTCTCGATCACGAACGCCGATCAGTCGACGACGCTGGTGGCGTCGCTGCCGGCGTCGCCAGCGAACCCGGTGGAGGTAGACCCTGGCGAGGACGTGCGGGTGGAGCTGAGGTTCGCAACCGATCCGGGGACGCTGTCTGCCGAGGATGCGCTCTGCACCCCGAACGGGATCCGGATCACCGGGACGATCCAGGACTCGCTGCAGGACGGTCAGACGCCGGTCGCGTCGCCCACGTTCTCGGCACGCTGCACGCCCTGAGCAGGCCAGCCGCTCTGCAAAACGTGAGCGGACTTGCGGGCGGGCTCGATGAGACGAGCGCAGCCGGAGAGAGGGACTTTTTTACAAGACGCTCGCGGAGGCGGTTCCTAGAGTCCGGCGCGTGCCGCCTTCTCCGGAAGGGGTGAGGCGAGGTCACCGGAAAGGAGCCTGTCCATGACGAGCCATGTGAGTCCCATTCCCGAGGGCTACGAGTCCGCGATCCCTTACCTGATCATGCGAGGGGCCAGCGACGCGCTCGCCTTCTATGCGAAGGCGTTCGGGGCCGTGGAGGTCATGAAGCTGGTGGGGCCAGACGGGAAGCTCGGGCACGCCGAGATGATGATCGGGCGGGCGCGGTTCAGCCTCGCCGACGAGTACCCCGAGATGAACATCGTGGGCCCGCAGTCGCTCGGGGGAACGTCGGTGAGCATCCAGGTTTACGTGGAAGACGTGGATGCGATCTGTCGTCGGGCCAAGGAGGCCGGTGCGAAGATCCTTCAGGAGCCGAAGGACGAGTTCTACGGCGACCGGACCTGCAAGGTCGAGGACCCGTTCGGGCATGTGTGGCTGTTCCAGGCGCGCAACGAGGTGATCTCCATCGAGGAGATGGACCGGCGCTTCCAGGCGCTGTTCACGTAGCCGAGGCCCTCCCCAGGGCCCTCGGAGGGACGACGCCCCCGGGCGACGGCGACTGCGTGCCATCGGGTGGCGCGACGTCCGGCGGGTGATGTCCAAGGCGTGATGTCCAGCGACGAGGGGTGAGGCCGCGAGGTGCGGCGATCGGGGGCGTTCCTGCTCTGAAGGAGCCGAGAACGCCGCGCGCGCCCTCTGGGCGGGGTGGTGATGGCTCTGGTAAAACCAGGCATGCCCTCCGCGATCCCGGAAGAAGCGCTGGAGTCACGCAAGCAGGCCGTGCAGTCGCACTGGCAGCAGGAGGCTTGCGGGACGCGCGGCGTCGCGGAGGAGGATCGCAAGGCCTTCTTCGAGCAGATCGAGCAGGAGCGCTACATGTGGGAGCCATACATCCCGCTGTTCGCGCAGTTCGAGAGCGGTCGAGGGAAGTCGGTGCTCGAAGTGGGGGTCGGAGCGGGGACCGATTTCGTCAACTGGGTGCGTCATGGCGCAGAGGCGACGGGGGTCGATCTGACCGAGCGCGGGGTGATGCTGACCCGCGAGCGGCTCTCGCTGGAGGGACTCTCGGCCACGGTGATCCAGGCCGACGCGGAGGCGCTGCCGTTCGCGGATGCGTCGTTCGACCTCGTGTACTCGTACGGCGTGTTGCACCACAGCCCGCACACGGTGCGGGCCGTCTCGGAGGTGCACCGGGTGCTGAAGCCAGGGGGGACGGCGCGGGTGATGGTCTATCACCTGCACTCCTGGGCGGTGTGGATGGTGTGGGCGATGAACTGCGCGGCGCAGGGTCGTCCGTGGAAGAGTCCGCGCTGGGCGGCGTACCATCACCTGGAGAGCCCGGGGACGAAGACGTACACGCGCGAGGAGGCGCTGACGCTGTTCTCGTCGTTCTCGAAGGTGGAGGCCAGGTCGCAGCTCTGCTCGGGGGACCTGCTGTCGTTCAGGCGAAGCGCGAAGTACTCCTCAGGGCTGCACGCGCTGGCCTGGGAGTACTACCCGCGACGGCTGGTGCAGCTCGCTGGCAATCGGTTCGGGCTGGCGTTGATGATCGAGGCGCAGAAGTAGAGTCGCCGGGTCGGAAGGAGGCGTCGCTCGGGTCACGCCAGGGAGCTGGCGGCGCCGAGGGCCTGGAGCTGGCGTGCGGAGGCGGTGCGACGCCAGGACTGTTCGAGGAGGTCGTGGAGGGTCTCGGTGGAGACGACCGCGAGGCGCACCAGCAGGCAGGGGTAGTTCCGGTAGTGGTCGGTGATGAAGAAGGTCGCCGGGTCGGCGTCGAGAAGGCCGTCGCGGGCTTCGATGTCGATCATGACCACGAGCGATTCACCATCTTCGCGCAGGCGGGCAAAGAGCTTCTTGCGGTTGCGGAAGGCGGGGGTGCCGTAGGAGACGCCTTCCTCTGCGCCAGGAAAGGCGAGGGCGATCGTGCGCACGGCCGTGAGGTCGAGGGGCTTCCTGGCGCGGCGCGGGGTCGAAGCGGCCGGGGAGCGGGTGGAGGTCGCCGCCGACTTGCTGGTGGCCTTCCTGGCCGCTCTCGGCGTGCTGACGGCTTTCGGCTTGCTGGCCGCGGCTGACTTGCTGACCGCCTTCGACGCGCTGCCGACCTGCGTCTTCCGGGTCGCCATCAGCGGGTCGTCTTGCCGAGGACCGGGGTGACGTCCATCGCGTGCAGGGCAAACGCCATGGCGTCCGCCCACATGTCGACCCGTCCCTTCACGCGGTCACCGCCGGCGTGCCCTGTTTTCGGCTCGATGCGAAGAAGCGCCGGACGGCCGCTCGTGGTGGCGGCTTGAAGGGCTGCGATGGTCTTCCAGGCGTGCAAGGGCGGGACACGGTCGTCGGCCTCGGCCGAGAGCATCATGACGGCTGGATAGGCGGTGCCTGCCTTGACGCGGTGGTACGGGGAGTAGCCGATGAGCGCCTTGAAGTGCGCCTCGTTCTCCAGCGAGCCGTACTCGGCGATCCAGGTCTTGCCGTCGCCGGACAGCGGGAAGCGGATCATGTCGAGCACGGGAACGGCGCAGAGCACGGCGCGGAACAGCTCGGGGCGCTGGGTCATGGCAGCGCCGACGAGGAGGCCGCCGTTGGAGCCACCGTCGATGACGAGGCGCTCGGGGCGGGTGTAGCCGTTCTGGATCAGGTATTCGGCGGCGGCGATGAAGTCGTCGAAGACGTTCTGCTTCTTCGTGAGCATGCCGCCCTGGTGCCAGGCTTCACCGTACTCGCCGCCGCCACGGAGGTTGGGGATGGCGATGCCGCCCCCTGCTTCGAGCCAGGCGACTTTGTCGGGCTGGAAGGAGGGGGTGAGGCTGATGTTGAAGCCGCC is part of the Chondromyces crocatus genome and encodes:
- a CDS encoding OmpA family protein produces the protein MTVLSRSHWSDSGSPALHSSGRIGRAFRGLSLSLAAALVGLGALLVPASEAAAQTSPTRAGGTTGNGDGMDLHLFRPSVDSKGFFGVNGADILGANDISLGLIIDYGHGLVPLAPNPNDTDALIKHAFQGTFQFNYGIANWLTVGLSAPVVLSGGDAIQGIGPTGRTYNDDDAEAQALGNLALHVKLRLLRPASDPIGLSIIAQAGYGVGGSADLSAEPGFWYWPQVVIERHFGSTSMFRIGANVGFRGHTGANAAFGLRPDGTPQLENGELEYGNLVTGGLGVSLRVLGPLDLVAESYGTYLVGGRSAAKQRLSAEALGGIKLFIERNSFLMLGAGLGYLPGFQSAGLRGTIGFVFEPSIGDRDGDGIKDDEDDCPDEPEDFDGFQDTKSDSPPGKYGCPDPDNDNDGIPDIDDRCPNNPEDRDGDEDEDGCPEGNDGDRDGDGILDSRDKCPDEPEDRDGFEDKDGCPDPDNDKDGIPDKVDQCPNDPEDKDGFEDEDGCPDPDNDNDGIPDVKDQCPNEPETFNGKDDEDGCPDRGGVIVEENNILILEKINFETGSAKILPESNGILDAVATTLKAHPEFTLVEVQGHADERGNDLTNLRLTEARSKSVVEALVQRGVNRNSLRSMGYGEYCPLEAAHNAEAWEKNRRVEFKVVKSDKGDTGVELGCQLARDKGVKPPAP
- a CDS encoding class I SAM-dependent methyltransferase, with amino-acid sequence MRIDFGRTARDYARHRVGFPASLFPRLADRRVGLLGQKILDLGTGTGALARGFATRGCSVTGVDIAPSLLAAAARLDEEAGVAVAYVASRVEELPFPDQSFDAVTAGQCWHWFDRAAALAEARRVLRPGGALVLATFDWLSLPGNPVEATEALIERHNPTQPKPHIQFGHTTGIYPRWTRDLDEGGFVGVETFSYDHPVAYSHEGWRGRIRASQGVGASLPDEEVTRFDAELAALLRERFPEDPLTILHRVFVAMGRLPEASG
- a CDS encoding MmcQ/YjbR family DNA-binding protein, which translates into the protein MATRKTQVGSASKAVSKSAAASKPKAVSTPRAARKATSKSAATSTRSPAASTPRRARKPLDLTAVRTIALAFPGAEEGVSYGTPAFRNRKKLFARLREDGESLVVMIDIEARDGLLDADPATFFITDHYRNYPCLLVRLAVVSTETLHDLLEQSWRRTASARQLQALGAASSLA
- a CDS encoding class I SAM-dependent methyltransferase: MPSAIPEEALESRKQAVQSHWQQEACGTRGVAEEDRKAFFEQIEQERYMWEPYIPLFAQFESGRGKSVLEVGVGAGTDFVNWVRHGAEATGVDLTERGVMLTRERLSLEGLSATVIQADAEALPFADASFDLVYSYGVLHHSPHTVRAVSEVHRVLKPGGTARVMVYHLHSWAVWMVWAMNCAAQGRPWKSPRWAAYHHLESPGTKTYTREEALTLFSSFSKVEARSQLCSGDLLSFRRSAKYSSGLHALAWEYYPRRLVQLAGNRFGLALMIEAQK
- a CDS encoding SDR family NAD(P)-dependent oxidoreductase, yielding MAQTTKGSTIVVTGAAGALGEGVVRSLVARGHRVAAVARASSEARLRALEAELGDACVGFSADVASIDDWTALLRDLTSRLGTPTGAALVAGGWTGGFPLHEAQGDASYRTLLAQNLDTVRTSLHALLPGMVAERRGSIVVVGARPSLRPELGAGMADYTATKAAVVALAQAAAAEVLPHHVRINAILPTTIDTPSNRQAMPGADVTTWVSIPSLAGVVAFLLSDEARDISGAAIPVYGRA
- a CDS encoding VOC family protein, whose translation is MTSHVSPIPEGYESAIPYLIMRGASDALAFYAKAFGAVEVMKLVGPDGKLGHAEMMIGRARFSLADEYPEMNIVGPQSLGGTSVSIQVYVEDVDAICRRAKEAGAKILQEPKDEFYGDRTCKVEDPFGHVWLFQARNEVISIEEMDRRFQALFT